A region from the Pseudomonas cucumis genome encodes:
- a CDS encoding aldehyde dehydrogenase: MLDVPLLIGGQSCPARDGRTFERRHPVTGEIVSRVAAATLEDADAAVAAAKAAFPTWAALAPNERRTRLLRAAEQLQARSAEFIAAAGETGAMANWYGFNVHLASNMLREAACMTTQITGEVIPSDVPGSFAMALRQPCGVVLGIAPWNAPVILATRAIAMPLACGNTVVLKASELSPAVHRLIGQVLQDAGLGDGVVNVISNAPQDAAAIVERLIANPAVRRVNFTGSTHVGRIVGELSARHLKPALLELGGKAPFLVLEDADLDAAVEAAAFGAFFNQGQICMSTERLIVDAKVADTFIAKLAAKIATLPAGNPNAEGSVLGSLVDSSAGERIKRLIDDALDKGATLVTGGQLEGSILQPTLLDGVTDAMRLYREESFGPVAVVLRGEGDEALLRLANDSEFGLSAAIFSRDTGRALALAQRVESGICHINGPTVHDEAQMPFGGVKSSGYGSFGGKASIEHFTQLRWVTLQNGPRHYPI, from the coding sequence ATGCTGGACGTGCCCCTGCTGATCGGCGGCCAGTCGTGCCCCGCCCGAGACGGTCGAACCTTCGAACGGCGTCATCCGGTGACCGGCGAAATCGTGTCGCGGGTTGCCGCCGCCACCCTGGAAGATGCTGACGCCGCCGTGGCCGCGGCCAAAGCGGCATTCCCCACCTGGGCGGCCCTGGCCCCCAATGAACGACGCACCCGGTTGCTGCGTGCGGCCGAGCAGTTGCAGGCCCGCAGCGCAGAATTCATCGCGGCCGCCGGCGAGACCGGCGCCATGGCCAACTGGTACGGTTTCAATGTGCATCTGGCGTCCAACATGCTGCGTGAAGCCGCGTGCATGACGACCCAGATCACCGGCGAAGTTATTCCCTCCGATGTGCCCGGTAGTTTCGCCATGGCCTTGCGTCAACCCTGCGGCGTGGTGCTGGGCATCGCGCCCTGGAACGCCCCGGTGATCCTCGCCACCCGCGCCATCGCCATGCCGCTGGCCTGCGGCAACACCGTGGTGCTCAAGGCCTCGGAACTGAGCCCGGCGGTGCACCGGCTGATCGGCCAGGTGTTGCAGGACGCTGGCCTCGGGGATGGCGTGGTCAACGTCATCAGTAACGCGCCCCAGGATGCTGCGGCGATTGTCGAGCGGCTGATCGCCAACCCGGCGGTGCGTCGGGTCAACTTCACCGGCTCGACCCATGTCGGGCGCATCGTCGGTGAATTGTCGGCACGTCATCTCAAACCGGCGTTGCTGGAACTGGGCGGCAAGGCGCCGTTCCTGGTGTTGGAGGATGCCGACCTGGACGCGGCGGTGGAGGCGGCGGCCTTCGGCGCCTTCTTCAACCAGGGGCAGATTTGCATGTCCACCGAGCGCCTGATTGTCGATGCCAAAGTGGCCGATACCTTTATCGCCAAACTCGCGGCGAAGATCGCCACCTTGCCCGCTGGCAACCCCAACGCCGAAGGTTCGGTGCTCGGTTCTCTGGTGGACAGTAGCGCCGGTGAACGCATCAAACGGTTGATCGACGATGCCCTCGACAAGGGTGCAACCCTGGTCACGGGTGGCCAGCTGGAGGGCAGCATTTTGCAGCCGACCTTGCTCGACGGCGTCACCGATGCCATGCGCCTGTACCGCGAAGAGTCCTTCGGCCCGGTGGCGGTTGTGTTGCGCGGCGAGGGCGATGAAGCACTGTTGCGTCTGGCCAACGATTCCGAGTTCGGCTTGTCGGCGGCGATCTTCAGTCGCGACACCGGCCGTGCTTTGGCCCTGGCCCAGCGGGTCGAGTCTGGCATCTGCCATATCAACGGCCCGACCGTGCACGACGAGGCGCAGATGCCGTTCGGCGGGGTCAAGTCCAGCGGCTATGGCAGTTTTGGCGGCAAGGCGTCCATCGAGCACTTCACCCAATTACGCTGGGTGACCTTGCAGAACGGACCGCGGCACTACCCGATCTGA
- a CDS encoding p-hydroxycinnamoyl CoA hydratase/lyase translates to MSNYEGRWTTVKVEIEEGIAWVILNRPEKRNAMSPTLNREMIDVLETLEQDPDAGVLVLTGAGDAWTAGMDLKEYFREVDAGPEILQEKIRREASQWQWKLLRMYAKPTIAMVNGWCFGGGFSPLVACDLAICADEATFGLSEINWGIPPGNLVSKAMADTVGHRQSLYYIMTGKTFGGQKAAEMGLVNESVPLAQLREVTIELARNLLEKNPVVLRAAKHGFKRCRELTWEQNEDYLYAKLDQSRLLDTEGGREQGMKQFLDDKSIKPGLQAYKR, encoded by the coding sequence ATGAGCAATTACGAAGGTCGCTGGACAACGGTCAAAGTGGAAATCGAGGAAGGCATCGCCTGGGTCATCCTCAACCGCCCGGAAAAACGCAATGCCATGAGCCCAACCCTGAACCGCGAGATGATCGACGTTCTGGAAACCCTGGAGCAGGATCCGGACGCCGGCGTATTGGTGCTGACCGGTGCGGGCGACGCCTGGACCGCCGGCATGGACCTCAAGGAATACTTCCGCGAAGTGGACGCCGGCCCGGAAATTCTGCAAGAAAAAATTCGCCGTGAAGCCTCTCAATGGCAATGGAAACTGCTGCGCATGTATGCCAAGCCAACCATCGCCATGGTCAACGGTTGGTGCTTCGGTGGCGGTTTCAGCCCGCTGGTGGCCTGCGATCTGGCGATCTGCGCCGATGAAGCGACTTTCGGCCTGTCGGAAATCAACTGGGGCATCCCGCCGGGCAACCTGGTGAGCAAGGCCATGGCCGACACCGTGGGCCATCGCCAGTCGCTGTACTACATCATGACCGGCAAGACTTTTGGCGGGCAGAAAGCCGCCGAGATGGGCCTGGTCAACGAGAGCGTACCGCTGGCACAACTGCGTGAAGTGACGATCGAACTGGCGCGTAACCTGTTGGAGAAAAACCCGGTGGTGCTGCGCGCGGCCAAACATGGCTTCAAGCGTTGCCGCGAACTGACCTGGGAGCAGAACGAAGATTACCTGTACGCCAAGCTCGATCAGTCGCGCCTGCTGGACACCGAAGGTGGCCGCGAGCAGGGCATGAAGCAGTTCCTCGACGACAAGAGCATCAAGCCCGGTTTGCAGGCTTACAAGCGCTGA
- a CDS encoding MarR family winged helix-turn-helix transcriptional regulator — protein MAKSSTIAAAPEAPADSAETQASLDSALDDLIGYAMRRAQLKLFQNLIGRLSAHDLRPAQFSALAIIDQNPGLMQADLAKALAIEPPQVVPLLNKLESRALAVRVRCKPDKRSYGIFLSKTGEALLKELKLIAAESDMDATSNLDSQEREELLRLLKKVYQA, from the coding sequence ATGGCCAAGTCTTCCACGATTGCCGCCGCCCCCGAGGCGCCTGCCGACAGCGCCGAAACCCAGGCGTCGCTGGACTCCGCCCTGGACGACCTGATCGGTTACGCCATGCGCCGGGCGCAGCTGAAACTGTTCCAGAACCTGATTGGCCGGCTCTCGGCCCACGACTTGCGCCCGGCGCAGTTCTCGGCCCTGGCGATCATCGACCAGAACCCCGGGCTGATGCAGGCCGACCTGGCCAAGGCACTGGCTATCGAGCCACCGCAAGTGGTGCCGCTGCTGAACAAACTGGAAAGCCGGGCGCTGGCGGTGCGAGTGCGCTGCAAGCCGGACAAACGCTCCTACGGGATTTTTCTCAGCAAGACCGGCGAGGCTCTCCTCAAGGAGCTGAAACTGATCGCTGCCGAGAGCGACATGGATGCAACGTCCAACCTCGACAGCCAGGAACGCGAAGAACTGCTCAGGCTATTGAAAAAGGTCTACCAGGCCTGA
- a CDS encoding OprD family porin, translating into MPKLPWNALAATSALPVRAPCLILLGLSLIATPALAEGLIDDSHGTLTLRNYYLDRDYKDDGAKTAAREWAQGFIMNVESGFTPGTVGFGLDARGLMGVKLDSSPDRSGTELLPVSRGDKRAADEYSRLAMTAKMRFAQTTVKTGDVSIFLPFAFASPSRLLPQTFRGTTLSSKDIDGLTFNTGYIDRINKRDSTDYQPMSIASPNRRFNGAATSSHMAYVGGDYQVNKDLSLRAYHAEVADLYQQNTLALLHNLQVGEGTLTTDLRSFFSDEDGSAKAGKVDNRNLSALFGYRLGGHRLSLGYMHASGDTATPYVSGTELMGMSELTMSSDFLNAKERTWQAIYDYDFAAAGVPGLKSRLRYVRGDHIELAALNADDRKEREFQMELGYVIQSGPLKNVGLMARKSIYRNDFPAGAAFRDENQTRFLVLYTVPIW; encoded by the coding sequence ATGCCAAAGCTCCCTTGGAACGCCCTTGCGGCGACTTCAGCCTTACCTGTTCGCGCACCTTGTCTGATCCTGTTGGGCTTGAGTTTGATTGCCACCCCGGCGCTGGCCGAAGGCTTAATCGACGACAGCCACGGTACCTTGACCTTGCGCAATTACTACCTGGATCGCGACTACAAGGATGACGGGGCGAAAACCGCGGCCAGGGAATGGGCTCAGGGTTTCATCATGAATGTGGAGTCGGGCTTTACCCCGGGGACTGTCGGCTTCGGCCTGGATGCTCGCGGGCTGATGGGGGTCAAGCTGGACTCGTCGCCGGATCGTAGCGGCACCGAGTTGCTGCCGGTATCCCGCGGCGACAAACGGGCGGCGGACGAGTATTCGCGCCTGGCCATGACCGCCAAGATGCGTTTTGCCCAGACCACCGTGAAGACCGGCGACGTATCGATCTTCCTGCCGTTCGCGTTCGCCAGTCCATCACGGCTGCTGCCGCAGACGTTTCGCGGCACCACCCTCAGTTCGAAGGACATTGACGGACTGACCTTCAACACTGGCTACATCGATCGCATCAACAAGCGTGATTCCACCGACTACCAGCCGATGAGCATCGCCTCGCCGAACCGGCGTTTCAACGGCGCGGCCACCTCATCGCACATGGCCTACGTCGGCGGTGATTACCAGGTGAACAAGGATCTGAGCCTGCGTGCCTATCACGCCGAAGTGGCGGACCTGTACCAGCAGAACACCCTGGCGCTGCTGCACAACCTACAGGTGGGCGAGGGCACGCTGACCACCGACCTGCGCAGTTTTTTCAGCGACGAGGACGGTAGCGCCAAGGCCGGCAAGGTGGACAACCGCAACCTCTCGGCGCTGTTCGGCTACCGCTTGGGCGGCCATCGCCTGAGCCTGGGCTATATGCACGCCAGTGGCGACACGGCGACGCCTTATGTGTCGGGCACCGAGTTGATGGGCATGAGCGAGCTGACCATGAGCTCGGACTTTCTCAATGCCAAGGAGCGGACCTGGCAGGCGATCTACGACTATGACTTCGCCGCCGCCGGGGTGCCCGGCCTGAAGAGCCGGCTACGTTATGTGCGCGGTGACCATATCGAACTGGCGGCGCTGAATGCCGATGACCGCAAGGAGCGGGAATTCCAGATGGAACTGGGGTATGTGATCCAGAGTGGCCCGCTGAAGAACGTCGGGCTGATGGCGCGCAAGTCGATCTATCGCAATGACTTCCCCGCCGGCGCGGCGTTTCGCGATGAAAACCAGACCCGCTTTCTGGTGCTCTACACCGTGCCGATCTGGTAA